A portion of the Gossypium arboreum isolate Shixiya-1 chromosome 8, ASM2569848v2, whole genome shotgun sequence genome contains these proteins:
- the LOC108460086 gene encoding heavy metal-associated isoprenylated plant protein 30-like isoform X2, translating to MASLIARALGSLLSVIAYCIYGYRGKKKSVSTNINYCNFNMPKGRPPLSLQTVDLKVRMCCTGCERIVKNAIYKLRDSVEVDLEMEKVTVIGYVDRNMVLKRVRRAGKRAEFWPYPDPPLYFTSTTEYFKDTTNEFRESYNYYRHGYNLGHRHGNIPMTHRGDDKVSNFFNDDNVNACCLM from the exons ATGGCTAGCTTAATTGCCAGAGCATTGGGCTCCTTATTATCGGTCATCGCTTACTGTATCTATGGCTACCGAGGCAAGAAGAAAAGCGTCAGCACCAACATCAATTACTGCAACTTCAACATGCCCAAGGGTCGACCACCACTTTCTTTGCAG ACTGTGGACCTCAAAGTTAGGATGTGCTGCACTGGTTGCGAGAGAATAGTGAAGAACGCCATTTACAAGCTTAGAG ATTCGGTGGAAGTGGACCTAGAAATGGAAAAAGTGACGGTGATCGGGTACGTTGATCGGAACATGGTGCTGAAACGAGTGAGGAGGGCTGGAAAGAGGGCTGAATTCTGGCCCTACCCGGATCCTCCTTTGTACTTCACCTCCACCACCGAATACTTTAAAGACACAACAAACGAGTTCAGGGAGAGTTACAACTATTACAGGCATGGTTACAACCTGGGACATAGGCATGGCAACATTCCAATGACGCATCGTGGAGATGACAAGGTCAGCAACTTTTTCAACGACGACAATGTCAATGCGTGCTGCCTCATGTAA
- the LOC108460086 gene encoding heavy metal-associated isoprenylated plant protein 30-like isoform X1 — protein MASLIARALGSLLSVIAYCIYGYRGKKKSVSTNINYCNFNMPKGRPPLSLQTVDLKVRMCCTGCERIVKNAIYKLRGIDSVEVDLEMEKVTVIGYVDRNMVLKRVRRAGKRAEFWPYPDPPLYFTSTTEYFKDTTNEFRESYNYYRHGYNLGHRHGNIPMTHRGDDKVSNFFNDDNVNACCLM, from the exons ATGGCTAGCTTAATTGCCAGAGCATTGGGCTCCTTATTATCGGTCATCGCTTACTGTATCTATGGCTACCGAGGCAAGAAGAAAAGCGTCAGCACCAACATCAATTACTGCAACTTCAACATGCCCAAGGGTCGACCACCACTTTCTTTGCAG ACTGTGGACCTCAAAGTTAGGATGTGCTGCACTGGTTGCGAGAGAATAGTGAAGAACGCCATTTACAAGCTTAGAG GGATAGATTCGGTGGAAGTGGACCTAGAAATGGAAAAAGTGACGGTGATCGGGTACGTTGATCGGAACATGGTGCTGAAACGAGTGAGGAGGGCTGGAAAGAGGGCTGAATTCTGGCCCTACCCGGATCCTCCTTTGTACTTCACCTCCACCACCGAATACTTTAAAGACACAACAAACGAGTTCAGGGAGAGTTACAACTATTACAGGCATGGTTACAACCTGGGACATAGGCATGGCAACATTCCAATGACGCATCGTGGAGATGACAAGGTCAGCAACTTTTTCAACGACGACAATGTCAATGCGTGCTGCCTCATGTAA